The nucleotide sequence ATTTCCAGCTAGCCACTGGCTGGAGGTTTAAGAAGCGTCCAGGCATCGAGACCTTATTCCAGCAGCTCGCCCCTTTGTATGAAATCGTCATCTTTACGTCGGAGACTGGCATGGTGAGGGcccggggctgggctggggtggtTGACGTGATAAGACGTGAGGGAGAGCTGCAGGGCCAGGGCTCAGCCTGACCTTGTTCTcccccacgccccacccccaGACTGCCTTTCCACTCATCGACAGCGTGGACCCCCACGGCTTCATCTCCTACCGCCTGTTCCGGGATGCCACGAGATACATGGATGGGCACCATGTTAAGGTGCCACGTGGGGCTGTGGTGGCCTCTGGGGTTTGGGGCAGGGCTGGCACTTGTTTGCCTTGGGATCTGTTGCTGTGACCGGTGATAGGGGTCCAGGGGTCTGTGGGGCTGTGAATTGGGTCTCTTTATGGGTTGTTGTCCAAATACCCATGCGTTTTGATGTCTATTGGGTTTCTGACTGTCTTGGTGGGTCTGAGGGTCTATGGAGTTTTTCAAGGTTCAGAGGGACATGGGTTGTCATGGAGGCTTTTGAAGGCTCTGTCTTGGTGCCTGTCTTTGTGTGACTCCATGTTTGTTGCTGTTGACCAGTTTGCACCTCTACCTGTGAGAGGTTCACAAACTTGCAGCCTGTCACAAACACCAGAGGCCCGTGGTTAAATGCACAAgtgcccgcctccctccccagggaACCTCCGAATCAACCTGTCTGTGTGCCGGGGCTCAGGTCCAGGAGTCTGTGTGACTTGCTCCCCGCTCCCTGGAAGGTTGAGGGTCATCATCCCAGCCTggtcttcaagaggctctttcgtggTGCTCTCAGTGTGTGATACCAAGTGTGTGTGTGGTCCGTCTGTCTGCCTCTCTCCCCCTCTTTGGTTTCCTGCCTGGAAGAGAAGGAGCACAGGCCTTGACCTGACCTTTCACCCACTTTCAGGACATTTCGTGTCTGAATCGGGACCCAGCCCGAGTAGTAGTTGTGGACTGCAAGAAGGAAGCCTTCCGCCTACAGCCCTACAACGGCGTTGCCCTGCGGCCTTGGGATGGCAACTCCGATGACCGGGTCTTATTGGACCTGTCTGCCTTCCTCAAGAGTGAGGCTGACCCCTGACCTCCTGGCCTCTGACCCTGAAGCCCTTGACCCCCAAGAGGAATGACTGATGCTTGATCCTGGCTTGTTTTTTTATGGAAAACGGGATTTAAGATGCAGGAGATCCATAAGCATCTTGCAGTCTTTAGAAACTTCCTAGAATGTTGGGGATGCTCTTCTGGAGTGGTTAGAGGATGCCCAGGAATGTTCAGGGGGAGCCCTTTTAGGCAACTGAGAAGGGTGCATGTAACTCCAACCACCCCCCCAAGTCTGACCTTTACCCTTGTGGGCCCCACCTCCTCCTGGCCTTCAGCCTGGCTGACTCCCACCTGCTGTGTTCACAGCCATTGCTTTGAATGGTGTGGAGGATGTCCGAACCGTGCTGGAGCACTACGCCCTggaggaagacccactggaggcTTTCAAACAGCGGCAAAGCCGGCTAGAGCAGGTGGGTGCTCAGATCCCCAGTGTGGGTGGGGGATGTCCCATCAGATCCCCAGGCTCTTGATGGAGCAGCTCTAAGGAACCTGTCTCCactctggctgtgtgacctcattTCAAGGGCCTGCTCTTCCACACCACCCATCCCAGAAGGCCCTTGTAATGAGGAGTGAATAGATCCTACAGGCTGCTCTGAGGACAGGAGGCAGGAAACGCCAGGCATTTGAGATAGGTCCAGAGACcttgagggtttccctggtggctcagatggtaaagaatctgcctgcaatgcaggagacccagtttgatctctgggtcaggaagatccccctggaggagggaatggcaaccccctccattattcttgcctggagaattccatggacagagaagcctggcgggctccagtccacagggtaacagagttggatacgactgagcagctaacacttctgtctcttttttcagAGACCTTGATGTTCTGGGGGCCCTGGTATTTTGTGGGGTGGGGGTTTGGATCAGGTCTGGGAAGAGGGATCCTTGGACACTTGGCCCGAGGTTTGGGCAAGTTCTGATGACCTTGGTGTGATCCTCATCATTTGTAGATGGGGCTAAGAATATAGATTGAGAAAGAGATTCCCAGGCGTCTAGGCTCAGGTTGACCAGGTTTGGGGTTGTGTTCCTGGCTGGTGCTCCTGAGGGCACAAAGGAAGGATCCCTGGAGATTTGGGCCTGGCATCCCTCAGCATCCAGACAGGGGTCTTAGGGCTCAGGACTGGGCACCAGGGGCTCAGGGAGCAAGATGATGTCATCTGGGGAGGGCCTGGGCTAGGTCCCCAGGGTTCAGGGGACAGGGGTCATGAGAGTACCTGGGATTTGAGTCTGGGCTTCTGTGGCTCACAGCTGGCTTTTTACAATGTCTGCCCACAGTCTTTGCAGTCTGGTCTCATCCTGTGTCTGGGCTGGTGTTCTGAGATTGTGGGTAAAGGAGTCTTGGGCTGGGCAGAGGTTTAAGGAAGGAGGTGGCCCTCAGGCTGACTCTGCTCTCTGTCTGCCCCCAACTCCAGGAGGAACAGCAGCGCCTGGCCGAGCTCTCCAAATCCAGCAAGCAGAACCTCTTCTTCAGCTCTCTCACCAGCCGCTTGTGGCCTCGCTCTAAACAGCCCTGACCTCTGGGCCTCCGCAAACTCAGTGCCTGGGTTCCAGGCCCGAGGCCCAGCACTCCCAGACCATGGCTTGGGCAACCACGTGTCCAATAAAGTTAATCCCAGACGGCACACTCCAGTGTCCAGAGGGTCTCCAGATGGGCGCGTCAGGGTGCAGTGCGGGACACTGGGGGACCCCGTCCCACAGTGGCTGATCAGCTGCCGAACACAGAGTGGGTTGGTCTTTGACCCTGGCCTGGGAATCTGAAACCCTGGGCAGGACCCTGCCCTGCCCGCGTTTTCCTGTGTGCCTGCGTGTGGTCTGCGCAAGTGTGTCTCCCTCTTTGGCCCCAGATTCCCTTCggaaaaagaagagaggatgGCGCTGTGGGATTGGAAGACAGGGAACCACCAGGCTGCTACGTAAATGTATCAAGTGTGGGCTTGTGGGACACCGTGGACCAGAGATGCCTCATGTCAAGGCTGCGTGGCTCTGCCGGCCGGGGCCCTAAGGTGGGCCTGGAGTTGCTTGATCTGATTTTTCAGTGGAAGGCAGGAACAGGGATGTTTGTGTTAAATCTCTCAGTTTTAAAATGTTGGCTACTAACTCTGCAGACTGTAGCAGACCTCTGCAGCGGAACTTCCCACCACGTTCACCCCGTGTACTGGCCAGTGCAGCTGCCAGTGGCCGTGGGGCCATGACGAACTTGAGATGCGGCGAGGGTAACTGAAGGATGAGATTCttaattttgttgctttttaattaattttaaatagccACCTGCGGCTCCTGGCTCCTGCATTGGACAGCACATTTGGGTATCATTTAAGAGTGTGAATTCCACCCTTTGTTTTTGGAggcacagagtctcaaccactggacagtcagggaagtccctccagacTCTTAAATAATACCCAAATCCAAGTTCAGATCCAAGCCCTACCACTCCGTGACTTGTGTGGTCACAAGCAAATGGGCGAGTTACCTTCTGTGCTCCGTGCCTCAGTTGCCACATCTGTGAAATACTAGTACCCTCCTCACAGGCTAGGCTTGAGGGTGGACTCAGACCCTCCACAGACACTCAAGATGGCAGCTGCGGGGACCTCGGAAGCACCTTGCTGCCTCCCTTTCCTCAGCTCTAACATGGGGGTGATGATAACACCTGTCTTGGAGTGGTCGTGAGGAGTAAGTGGGACAGCTCACGCTTAGGCTGTATGTATGTTCAATGGCGCTCATTGTTGCCAGGCCATATTGGTTCTTCACAGGCTGAACTGTCCTGTCCCATCTTGGCAGGGCTCCCCCACCAACCTGCTGGCTGTCCTAGCCTCCTGTTCCAGCCAGTGTTCAGTGCTAATACTGGTTGAATACTTTTAGAAAGCTCTTCCCTGGcatttgttaaaataattaaaatgtatttgaaactGTGCAGGCCAGATTGAACTTCTGAACTctggtagatttttttaaagctcacaGATGtctataaagaattaaaaattgcAGTTCCCCATCCCCACCTGGAAGTGTTGCCATGAGATATACCATTTGTAATCCAAGAGAGAGTTTCCCAAAATCCAGGACACCCTAGCTTGAGGGCATCTGCAAGACTGAGGGAGGGCCTGTGTTTTTGCACATAGCTTTGAGAGTCGGAAACTCCTAACAATGCAACATATTTGGGGCTCGTGATCCTGGGGAGAGTGGATTGTGGACGGAGGGAGCCATTGCAAGTGAATGTTCACCTACCATAGGAGGTGACACACGGAACCTTCTGAACTAAGACTTGGATCTGTCCACCCACGGGGCATGAAAGGAGGAAGTACCTCGGTTCATTGGCCTGTAGCCCCTGGGAATTAGGGCTAGCATTCAGCAGTGCTTCAGTCCAGTGGGTTCCCCCAGGCGTTTTCCCTACCGCTGTGCTGGTTTGGGGATGGTGTAGTCAGGTCACAGCTGCTCAAagctggaggggaggagagggcattTGACTTGTGCCAGGTGGTCTCTCAGACACTGCTTATGTGACATGGCCTTGGGTGTTTATATTAAATGCTCGGGCTGTATCAGGGCATCCTTCAGTTGGCGGGACTGGGCCAACATTAAGGCATAATTCCCAGGGTGCACACCACTCACAAGTCACGTGACCCTGGGCAAAGTCTCAGCTTGCTCATTCATAAGAGGTTAATAATAGGACTTCTCTCAGCAAATATAAGTACCAACTACCAGGCCTCATTTTAGGCACGAGGGTGCATCAGTGAACAAACTAGAGAAAAAGCTCTGCTCTCAAGGTGATGTTTTCATGTAGGAGAAAATGGTCTGATTGCTTGGggtaaaataaatgcataaagaaaagTATGATAAGGAGATAGAGTGGTTTGGGGACTGAAGTACTGTTTTAGATTGAATGGAACAGTCAGGGAAGGCCTGGAAGGATGTATTTGAGCAGAGAACAGAATGAAATGAGGCAAACCATGGAGAGATTGGTGCCAGGCGTGGTcatcccagggcctttgcacttgctatttccttttcctgaacTTTTTTTGAGATCCATAGGGCTCACTCCTTTAGGTCTTTGCTCAGATGTCACCTCAGCATGGCCTTCTGTGGGCTCTAAGGTGGGCACATAAGGGAGAGTCCTAAATAGCCAAGAAGATGTTTGGAAAGCCCTTAAAGTACACATGTAGACCTGAGAGAATTCACAGGAAACATGCCTGGCACAAACCCTCAATAAAGGCTGGCGGTTTTtactatctttaaaatttttgagctGTATCAGACCTGGAATCTGTTACCTTTTCCAGTTACAAT is from Bos indicus isolate NIAB-ARS_2022 breed Sahiwal x Tharparkar chromosome 18, NIAB-ARS_B.indTharparkar_mat_pri_1.0, whole genome shotgun sequence and encodes:
- the TIMM50 gene encoding mitochondrial import inner membrane translocase subunit TIM50; the protein is MAASAAVFLRLRSGLRQGARGLCARLATPPPRAPDQAAEIGSRAGTKAQTQGPQQQRSSEGPSYAKKVALWLAGLLGAGGTVSVIYIFGNNAVDENGAKIPDEFDNDPILVQQLRRTYKYFKDYRQMIIEPTSPCLLPDPLREPYYQPPYTLVLELTGVLLHPEWSLATGWRFKKRPGIETLFQQLAPLYEIVIFTSETGMTAFPLIDSVDPHGFISYRLFRDATRYMDGHHVKDISCLNRDPARVVVVDCKKEAFRLQPYNGVALRPWDGNSDDRVLLDLSAFLKTIALNGVEDVRTVLEHYALEEDPLEAFKQRQSRLEQEEQQRLAELSKSSKQNLFFSSLTSRLWPRSKQP